A window of Rhododendron vialii isolate Sample 1 chromosome 11a, ASM3025357v1 genomic DNA:
CAGCAATCAAACATGCCCTTTTAACTAACAATTTCTTAGAAAACGCCAAAGCTTTGTGGTGTCATTTGCCATGTCAAGGGTTCGAGCCATGGTGCCCACAGAAAACGCACATTTTTATATCCTCATTTCGTTTCCAAGGCAATTACTTTCTGTAAAAGAGTTCCATCATTTGCCTCTATGTAAACATTAGATGTTTtcaatccagagagagagagagagattgcttGGTGGATTTAAAGTTACTACTAGTGTTTTATTTGTGATGGTCAAGCTCCATTTGGGAAGTGGTGTATGTGTGCTTCATCTGCCTGAGAATGTTCACTGGATTCAAGGAATGCGAACGAGTTGTGCCTGAGGCTGCAGCCCATGTTGttgccatttccattttttatttattttttaacactGCTCAAAAATggtttttggaaggaaaaaggGGTCCAACATTATGTCATTATCAAATCGTAACATGAGGACGTAATGGCGGAGCCAAGATTTAAAGTCGGGAGTGACATTGTTCAATAGGAGTCTACTTTTGTTGTTGCGTGTTGTTCGTAAAAATGTGAAGACTAATGTTTCATGCATATGCATGTAATTAAATTTTTGTCATGAGCTCCTTTGTTAAAATTCCATCTTGTTAAAATTCCATCTGTACGGGCtgtctattttgaaaaatatgtcTTGGTATTCTTTCCAATTACGTTGGTACATTTATTAAAtccatcttttttgttgttgtagtaCTAAAATAAATTTGTGCTCTGAGAAATTCTATAGGGTAGTCAAACCATTTCCACACTACACATCGAGGGCTGGTTCAGTGTTGAAAACTCATAATTTAGTTGGACAAGCCCAGAGTCTCCATAGCCCATTGTTGGAGCTAAACATACTCCTAATACCACCCATATATGATGGAACTTTAGCTTCGACCCCAACATAGATGTGATGAAGACTCCTACAGATAAGAACCTTAGCCGAACGAGGCCTGCAGTCTATACAGAAATTTATCTCAGTGTCTATGAAAAGCTGAATGAATTAACAACACAATATacaaattgggaaaatgacggtcaaggacgtgtttgataattaataccctccaaggacattttcagcattaacaaatgttttcagcatgtccttggcgggtattaattatcaaaacacgtcatgggccgtcatttttcttCCCAAATTTAAGCAATGCAGTTGGGCCGGCCCACTCCATGTTGGGCCGAGCTGGGCTGTTACTAAACGAAATGAATTAGGCTATGCAAATACTAGTAACCGCTAGAGATTTCTCAAACGTACCAGAAGGTTCGTCGACCAAAATCATCTGCTTTCTGCTGCGACAAGTCCCGAAAGTACTCGAATTATCCTCTGCTTCCTATTAATGCCCAACAGGTCCCCGATTTCCACATCGAACCTGGACAGCTTTCTTGGCATCCAAACAGAACTCTAGACCCTCTCCTTCGAAATTCCACACCAAAATCATCATCGTGTCTTGAAAACCAGACAATGTCGCTGATCCCAAGCTTCTTCGGAAACCGACGAGGAAACAGCATCTCGTCCGATCCATTTGGTCTCGACGTGTGGGACCCCTTCCGAGACATTCCGTTCCCCGAGCTCTCCCGCGAGAACTCGGCGTTCGTGACCACTCGCGTGGACTGGAAGGAGACTCCGGAGGCGCACGTGTTCAAGGCGGACCTGCCGGGGCTGAAGAAGGAGGAGGTGAAGGTAGAGGTCGAGGACGACAGGGTTCTGCAGATCAGCGGGAAGAGGAACGTCGAGAAGGAGGAGAAGAACGACAAGTGGCACCGCGTGGAGAGGAGCAGCGGGGAGTTCCTGCGCCGGTTTAGGCTGCCGGAAAACGCGAAGATGGATCAGGTCAAGGCGGCGATGGAGAACGGCGTTTTGACTGTTACTGTTCCCAAAGAGGAGGTGAAGAAGCCTAATGTCAAGGCCATTGAGATTTCTGGTTGACATTTACTGAATTAGCTTCTGGAACTTCTACTGGAGTATAATGTTTTGTTTGCCAGTCCATGTCTATGCTAATAAGTAATAATATGCGTTTTTTCCGTATATATTGGTGGGTTGATGTTAGGTTCTGTGAAGTGTGAAGCCTGTATATATTGGTGGGTTGATGTTAGGTTCTGTGAAGTGTGAAGCCTGTTAATGGGGATTTTGTGAGAAGGTAGGATCCGATATCTTAATGCATGATGCTGTCTGCCGAAGATGCTAATGTAAATGATAATGAAACCATTAGGATGACTTTGGTTACATTGCGATTGCCTATTTGGTTTCTTTGTTTATGCTAATGTCAAGATCTTAGTAAGTGGGCAAATATTGTGCTTTCCTCTCAAATCTCGATGTTTTGACATGTTATTATAAACAATGAGGGCCAAATGTTCCTGTATTACGTCGGTACATTTATCAAatccattttgttttgttgagaaGTTCagtactaaaataaaataaatttgtgCTTTGAAAAGTTATACATGGTAGTCAAACCATTTTCACACTGCACACCGTTGAAAACTCATAAATTTGATTGGACAAGGCCCAGAGTCTCCATGGGCCATTATTGGATTAAACAAACTCTTAACACCATTCATACATGGTGGCACTTTAGCTTCGACTTCGATACAGGTGCAAAATCTCCTATAGATAGCAGTGTGGTGTGACAGAGCAATATTGCTTGGCAAAGGTGATAGGGTACTATACGTGCACTTCCACCTtgagtaaccaaaaaaaaatggccacATAGCACAGGAATTTACAGCTCACTATATT
This region includes:
- the LOC131308529 gene encoding 18.5 kDa class I heat shock protein-like, encoding MSLIPSFFGNRRGNSISSDPFGLDVWDPFRDIPFPELSRENSAFVTTRVDWKETPEAHVFKADLPGLKKEEVKVEVEDDRVLQISGKRNVEKEEKNDKWHRVERSSGEFLRRFRLPENAKMDQVKAAMENGVLTVTVPKEEVKKPNVKAIEISG